In one Hyphomicrobium sp. 99 genomic region, the following are encoded:
- a CDS encoding TetR/AcrR family transcriptional regulator produces the protein MTGSEAVQKGRPREFDKEEVLDKALHVFWERGYEGTSLSDLTEAMGINRPSLYAAFGNKEELFKLALDRYVEKGPGSVHRDSLAQPTARLVVQNLLTSLATSLTDPSNPPGCLAVQGALSCGSAADSIKQELCRRRSTGEQNLCQRFERAKAEGDLAQDADPAGLARYVMTVAQGMAVQATGGASRADLLAVVDMAMKAWSASKD, from the coding sequence ATGACCGGGAGCGAAGCGGTGCAAAAAGGCCGCCCAAGGGAATTCGACAAGGAAGAGGTGCTGGATAAGGCCCTCCACGTGTTCTGGGAGCGCGGATACGAAGGAACGTCGCTTTCCGACCTGACGGAAGCGATGGGCATTAACCGTCCGAGCCTCTACGCGGCGTTTGGAAATAAGGAAGAGCTCTTCAAGCTCGCTCTCGATCGCTACGTCGAGAAGGGCCCGGGTTCCGTGCATCGCGATTCACTCGCGCAGCCGACTGCAAGATTGGTCGTGCAGAACCTTCTCACATCCCTCGCAACGTCTTTGACTGACCCGTCAAATCCCCCCGGTTGTCTCGCAGTCCAGGGCGCGCTGTCATGCGGTTCGGCCGCTGACTCAATCAAGCAGGAACTTTGCCGGCGCCGATCAACGGGCGAGCAAAATCTCTGCCAGCGTTTCGAGCGCGCGAAGGCTGAGGGCGACCTTGCGCAGGATGCCGATCCAGCGGGCCTTGCCCGCTACGTCATGACGGTTGCGCAAGGCATGGCAGTACAAGCAACGGGCGGAGCGTCGCGTGCCGATCTCCTGGCAGTTGTGGACATGGCAATGAAAGCGTGGTCGGCTTCCAAGGACTAG
- a CDS encoding efflux RND transporter periplasmic adaptor subunit, with protein MTTAAIASLLVTGHAGVALAQERGAIPVSVATVEPHEVDTWDEFSGRLEAVERVDLRPRVAGQIVAIHFREGALVKAGDSLVTIDPAPYAAEVERLEGLVAAAQAQVVFTKADVARARQIIGNALSERELDTRANAYDAAVANLKSAQAALQTAKLNLSWTEVRAPVSGRVGRHEITVGNLVEGGSNAPVLTTIVSVNPIYASFNADENVVSRALATLSPEANATARIEQIPVSMSTAANEGKWRRGSLQLIDNKVDVASGTVRLRATFENADGLLIAGQFVRVRMAKPRSAPIIAISERAIGTDQDKKYVMVVGSDNKTAYREVKLGGMADDLRIITSGLAAGDRIIVAGLQHVKPGVEVAPEPVAMDGRPLSEEHAAADKTSATAQQ; from the coding sequence ATGACAACGGCCGCCATCGCGTCACTTCTTGTGACGGGGCACGCTGGCGTTGCCCTAGCCCAGGAACGTGGGGCGATACCGGTTTCCGTCGCGACCGTCGAGCCGCACGAAGTCGATACCTGGGATGAATTCTCGGGCCGGCTCGAAGCGGTCGAGCGTGTCGACCTTCGTCCTCGTGTTGCCGGTCAGATCGTTGCCATTCATTTCCGCGAAGGCGCGCTGGTGAAGGCGGGCGACTCGCTGGTGACGATCGATCCAGCCCCCTACGCCGCCGAAGTGGAACGCTTGGAGGGCCTCGTCGCAGCTGCGCAGGCGCAAGTGGTATTCACGAAGGCGGACGTGGCACGCGCGCGCCAGATCATCGGCAATGCGCTTTCGGAACGAGAGCTTGATACCCGCGCGAACGCTTATGACGCGGCGGTCGCCAACCTGAAGAGCGCGCAGGCTGCACTTCAAACCGCCAAGCTCAATCTTTCGTGGACAGAAGTGCGAGCGCCGGTATCGGGGCGCGTCGGCCGGCACGAAATCACCGTCGGCAACCTTGTCGAAGGCGGCTCCAACGCGCCGGTGCTGACGACGATCGTATCGGTCAATCCGATTTACGCGAGCTTCAATGCGGATGAGAACGTCGTTTCCCGCGCACTGGCTACGCTTTCGCCTGAAGCGAACGCAACGGCTCGTATCGAACAAATCCCAGTGTCGATGTCGACCGCAGCGAATGAAGGCAAGTGGCGCCGCGGCTCGCTCCAGCTGATCGACAACAAGGTCGACGTGGCGAGCGGCACGGTGCGGCTTCGCGCGACTTTCGAAAATGCCGACGGGCTGCTCATCGCCGGGCAGTTCGTCCGCGTGCGGATGGCGAAACCGCGCAGCGCACCGATCATTGCGATCTCCGAGCGCGCCATCGGAACCGATCAAGACAAAAAGTACGTCATGGTTGTCGGCAGCGATAACAAGACCGCCTATCGCGAAGTGAAACTCGGCGGGATGGCTGACGATCTTCGGATCATCACGAGCGGCCTTGCGGCCGGTGACCGCATCATCGTCGCTGGCTTGCAGCACGTGAAGCCGGGCGTCGAAGTCGCGCCGGAACCCGTCGCGATGGATGGGCGTCCGTTGTCGGAAGAACACGCGGCGGCAGACAAAACATCTGCCACCGCACAGCAATAG
- a CDS encoding PQQ-dependent sugar dehydrogenase, with amino-acid sequence MSLWLGVGMRTIRVSMVTSILWFAFSALTPLSMSGAALAAEEQSCNANAGITLPKGFCATIFADHVGAPRHLAVGSDGTVYVNNRHRKPTPGGSLLALKDSKGDGHADIIQRFGPADGGGTGIAIYKNGLFVDIGDKIIRYDLAPGDIAPKGKPETVVSGIPQNGDHKSRPFSIDPKGNLFLDMGSATNSCQKDNRADESPGINPCVELETNAGIWRFDANKTGQVFSPAGRYATGLRNAEGIDFDDAGRIFATQHGRDQLYENWPKLYSSQQGTDQPAEVLVELREGGDYGWPYCYYDGIQQKNVLAPEYGGDGGKAVGRCADKLPPVAAYPGHWAPNDLKIYRGKAFPEKYRGGAFIAFHGSWNRSSGPQQGYNVVFQPLADGKASGPYSVFADGFRNGDAAGTEHRPTGLAVGPDGALYVSDDAAGRIWRIVFKG; translated from the coding sequence ATGTCCCTCTGGCTCGGCGTCGGCATGAGAACAATCCGCGTGTCGATGGTGACGTCTATCCTGTGGTTTGCTTTCAGCGCCCTGACGCCGTTGTCGATGTCAGGTGCCGCCCTAGCGGCGGAGGAGCAATCTTGCAACGCGAACGCCGGCATCACCTTGCCGAAGGGCTTCTGCGCAACGATTTTTGCAGACCACGTCGGCGCCCCGCGTCATCTGGCCGTGGGCTCTGACGGAACTGTCTACGTCAACAATCGCCACCGCAAACCGACTCCTGGCGGCTCATTGCTCGCCTTGAAAGACAGCAAAGGCGACGGCCACGCCGATATCATCCAACGGTTCGGACCGGCTGACGGTGGCGGAACCGGCATCGCAATCTATAAGAATGGCCTCTTCGTAGACATCGGCGACAAAATCATTCGCTACGACCTCGCGCCCGGCGACATCGCGCCCAAGGGCAAGCCCGAAACGGTCGTGTCCGGCATCCCGCAAAACGGCGATCACAAATCCCGGCCGTTCTCGATCGATCCCAAAGGCAACCTTTTCCTCGACATGGGCTCGGCGACGAACTCCTGCCAGAAAGACAATCGGGCGGACGAATCGCCAGGCATCAATCCCTGCGTCGAACTCGAAACGAACGCCGGAATTTGGCGCTTCGACGCCAACAAAACGGGGCAGGTGTTTTCACCCGCCGGACGCTACGCGACCGGCCTTCGCAACGCCGAAGGCATTGACTTCGATGACGCTGGCCGGATCTTCGCGACCCAACACGGCCGCGATCAGCTCTACGAGAACTGGCCGAAGCTCTATTCCTCGCAGCAAGGTACGGATCAGCCGGCGGAAGTCCTGGTCGAGCTTCGTGAAGGCGGCGACTACGGTTGGCCGTACTGCTATTACGACGGCATTCAGCAGAAAAACGTTCTCGCGCCCGAGTACGGCGGCGACGGCGGCAAAGCCGTCGGACGCTGCGCCGATAAACTTCCTCCGGTCGCCGCGTATCCCGGTCATTGGGCGCCGAATGACCTCAAAATCTACAGAGGAAAGGCCTTTCCGGAGAAGTATCGCGGCGGAGCCTTTATCGCGTTTCATGGATCTTGGAATCGGTCCTCCGGTCCCCAGCAAGGCTACAATGTGGTGTTTCAGCCGCTTGCAGACGGCAAAGCCTCGGGCCCTTACTCCGTCTTCGCCGATGGTTTCAGGAACGGAGACGCAGCAGGAACTGAGCACCGTCCAACAGGGCTTGCGGTCGGACCCGACGGTGCGCTTTACGTCAGCGACGACGCGGCCGGCCGTATCTGGCGCATCGTCTTCAAAGGGTGA
- the hpnA gene encoding hopanoid-associated sugar epimerase, whose amino-acid sequence MAAKDIAFLTGASGFVGSAVARRLIEEGFAVRALVRRTSNRANLKDAGLEIVEGDIRDANLVANAVQGARYVFHVAADYRLWAPDPEEIVATNTEGTRAVMSAALKAGVERVVYTSSVATLRLRGDGSPSNETMPLDAADAIGAYKRSKVLAERVVEQMVAEEGLQAVIVNPSTPIGPRDVRPTPTGRIVVEAASGRMPAYVETGLNLVHVDDVADGHVAALKHGRIGERYILGGQDMTLGEMLAEIARLAGRRPPAIKLPRQIIYPIAYGAEAMARITGREPFATVDGLRMAKYKMFFSSAKAERELSYRARPATEALAEAYRWFREAGYLK is encoded by the coding sequence TTGGCGGCAAAAGATATCGCGTTTTTGACGGGCGCCTCGGGCTTCGTAGGCTCCGCCGTTGCGCGTCGCCTCATCGAGGAAGGATTTGCCGTCCGTGCGCTGGTTCGGCGGACCAGCAATCGCGCCAACCTCAAAGATGCCGGCCTCGAGATCGTTGAGGGCGATATTCGCGACGCAAACCTCGTCGCCAACGCGGTGCAGGGCGCGCGCTACGTTTTCCACGTTGCCGCCGACTACCGCCTTTGGGCGCCGGATCCGGAAGAGATCGTCGCAACCAATACGGAAGGCACGCGTGCAGTTATGTCCGCCGCTCTGAAGGCGGGTGTCGAACGCGTCGTCTATACGTCGAGCGTCGCGACGCTGAGACTAAGGGGCGATGGTTCGCCTTCGAATGAGACCATGCCGCTCGATGCGGCGGATGCCATCGGCGCCTACAAGCGAAGCAAGGTACTCGCCGAACGTGTGGTCGAGCAGATGGTCGCGGAAGAAGGATTGCAGGCCGTCATCGTCAATCCTTCGACACCGATAGGTCCGCGCGATGTCCGCCCGACGCCGACCGGACGCATCGTGGTCGAGGCTGCATCGGGAAGAATGCCCGCCTACGTTGAGACGGGATTGAATCTCGTGCATGTCGATGACGTCGCGGATGGCCACGTTGCTGCCTTGAAGCACGGGCGAATTGGCGAACGTTATATTCTGGGGGGACAGGACATGACGCTCGGAGAAATGCTCGCCGAGATTGCGCGTCTCGCGGGTCGAAGGCCGCCGGCAATCAAGCTGCCGCGCCAGATCATCTATCCGATTGCCTACGGCGCTGAAGCGATGGCGCGTATCACGGGACGCGAACCCTTCGCTACCGTCGATGGTTTGCGCATGGCCAAATACAAAATGTTCTTTTCCTCCGCCAAAGCCGAGCGCGAGCTTTCATATCGCGCGCGTCCCGCCACGGAAGCATTGGCGGAAGCCTACCGCTGGTTTCGCGAAGCGGGGTATCTGAAGTGA